The stretch of DNA CGTGCCATTGATAATACGGCGAAAGCAGCCTTGTATTTTTCGCTTAAAACACACCCATCCCAAATCCACGGAGCCCCTGCCAGAACAACAATCTCCGGACCAGAAACACTTAAAAAGCTAGGAATATCACGCGTTGTTTTTAAATTGACACTTTGCTCATAAACCACGCCAAGTCTGTTTAAATAATTCCTTACCCCTGCATAACTAAAACAATCTCCGGGATTTTCAAATCCCTCATGCAAATACATAATTGAATTAGGCATCAAAACTCCAAAAATCAGAAAAAAACCACCGTTGTCAATTCAATAAAAAATTCAACAGCTATTGACAGAAAGCTCAAACAAATGCAATCATATTCAAATGAATAAATTAACCCTGTCAGCAACCTATTATAAGTGGCGTCCTTAGGCGGCACTGGGTTTGTTCGTTCTGACAAAACCTGCCGCCGGATACGGTGACAGGTTTTTTTATCTCCCTCCCCCATCCGGCGGCTCCAAAATCGAAACTTAGGAGCTACACCATGTCTCACCATCCAACTCAAACTGTTGTCGTTACCGGTGATCGCACGACTGGGCCTTTGCATCTTGGTCATTTTGCTGGCTCGCTGCAAACTCGTTTACAACTGCAACAAGAGCACAGCCCATTTATCCTACTCGCCGATACCCAAGCCTTATCTGATCACCAAGGTGATTACCGCAAGGTGCGCCAAGCAGTAATCGATGTAGCTCTCGACTACCTTGCTGTCGGCATCGACCCGAAAAAATCCACTATTTTGATTCAGTCTATGGTGCCAGAGCTGGCAGAGCTATCGTTTTACATGATGAATCTAGTCAGTGTTGCGCGTTTGGAACGTAATCCCACTGTCAAGACTGAATTGCGCCACAAAGGGCAGGATCGCGACGTCGCCGCGGGCTTTTTAACTTACCCGGTGAGCCAAGCAGCCGACATTACCGCCCTGCGTGGCACTTTGATTCCCGTGGGCGCTGATCAACTACCGATGATTGAGCAAACCAATGAAATCGTTCGCCGCTTTAACCGCATGGTTGGGGAAAACATTCTAAACGAGTGCGAAGCCCTGTTGTCCGACACCACGCGCCTCCCCGGGATTGATGGCAAAGGTAAAATGAGCCGCGCTGCGGGCAATCACATCTCCCTTTCGGCCAGCAGTGATGAGATCACCGCCGCCGTGAATAAAATGTACACCGATGCCAATCACATCACGATCGGCACGCCGGGGCAGGTGGAAGGCAATGCGGTGTTTAGCTTTTTGGATGCTTTCGATAGCGACAGCATCAAAGTTGCCGAGCTGAAAGCACAATACCAACACGGTGGCCTTGGTGATAGTGTGATCAAAGCTCGCCTCAATGATGTTTTACAAGCATTGATCGGGCCGATTCGTGAGCGCCGTGCCGAGTTTGCCAAGCAACCCGATGAAGTACTATCAATGCTGCTGTGTGGCTCAGCAAAAGCGCGCCAAACTGCGGTGCTGACTTTGCATAAAGTGAAAACCGCTATGGGGATGTACTACTTCTAAGCACTTAGCCATGGCTAGCACACCACCGATGACCGAGGATTCAACCATGCCTGCCACACTCTTTCGCACCTTGTTTGAACACAAAGCCTGGGCTAACCAAGACCTGCTCACTCAATTGATCACGCATCAACAGCCTGATCATGCCAAGAGTTGGCGCTTGGCAACGCGCTTGATGAACCACCTCAATATCGTGGATCAGATATTTATTGCCCATCTTACGGGTAAAACGCACAGTTTTACGGCAACCAATACTCCAGAAACACCAGATTTGCTGGAGTTGCAATCACGCACGATGCAAACCGATCAGCAATTGATTAGCTTGGTCAGCACTCAGCCTGCGACTTTTTTTGAGCAAAGGATTGAGTTTGTCTTTACCGATGGCAAACACGGCAGTATGACCGCAGCGGAAATACTGATGCATTTAATCACGCACGGCAGCTATCACCGCGGTCAAATTGGACGTGTTATTTACGACAGCAATGCAAAAATCTCGCCCGATATTTTGACTGGATTTTTGCATCGCAATCGCGAATTAAACTAAGGGCACAGCAACACCATACGATGCTGCTTTCGCTATTTTGCAACATAAAATTGCTGCGCTGCGATATAAAGCCTTTCGGCAATACTCAAGCGACTTTCTGCGTCTAGAATGAAACATCATCAATCAGGGGCGCAGGTGCAGCATGGACGAAGAATTACGCAAAAAAGCACTGGAATATCATCGTTTTCCCAAACCTGGCAAAATCCAAGTCGTCCCGACCAAGGGACTAGCCAGCCAGCGTGATCTGGCCCTAGCCTATTCGCCAGGCGTCGCGGCCGCCTGTGATGCCATCGTTGCTGACCCCTCTGAGGCTCGCAATCTCACTTCACGCGGTAATTTAGTCGCAGTCATCTCCAACGGCACTGCCGTGCTTGGCCTTGGGGATATTGGCCCACTGGCCAGCAAACCAGTCATGGAAGGCAAAGGTGTTTTATTTAAAAAGTTTGCCGGCATTGATGTATTTGACATCGAAATCGAGCAAAAAGACCCCGATAGACTGATTGAAATCATCGCGGCGCTCGAGCCGACCTTTGGCGGCATTAATCTCGAAGACATCAAAGCGCCCGAGTGTTTTTATGTTGAGCGCAAACTGCGTGAACGGATGAAAATTCCGGTGTTTCATGATGATCAGCACGGCACCGCGATTATTGTTGGCGCGGCAGTAAAAAATGCGCTTAGCCTGATCGGCAAACAGCTCAATCAGGTTAAGCTAGTCGCCTCTGGTGCGGGAGCAGCAGCGATTGCGTGTCTGGATTTACTGGTGTCGTTGGGCGTACAGCGTGAGCATATTATTGTTTGCGACTCCAAAGGTGTCATCCACACTGAGCGTGGGCCGCTGGATGAAACCAAGCAGCGCTATGCGCGTGATACCGAGTTGCGCACCTTGAGCCAGGCCTTGGTTGGCGCCGATATTTTCCTCGGGCTTTCTGGTCAAGGCTTGGTGACGGGCGAAATGCTCAAAAGCATGGCTCCTAATCCATTGGTGTTAGCATTGGCCAATCCCAACCCCGAAATCACCCCGCCCGAAGCACAAGCAGCACGCGCTGACGCAATTATTTGTACCGGACGCTCGGATTATCCCAATCAAGTCAACAATGTGCTGTGCTTCCCGTTTATGTTCCGTGGCGCACTCGATGTAGGTGCAACGACGATTAATGAGGCAATGAAGCACGCAGCCGTCAACGCGATTGCCGAGTTGGCCCATGCCGAGCAATCGGATGTGGTCGCTGATGCCTATGGTGGGCAAGAGCTCTCATTTGGCCCCGAATACCTGATTCCAAAGCCGTTCGATCCGCGCCTGATCATCAAAATTGCGCCCGCGGTGGCTAAAGCGGCGATGGACAGCGGCGTGGCAACGCGGCCGATTGAAGACTTTGCAGCTTATATCGATGAGCTAACGCAGTTCGTCTATAAAACCAATCTATTCATGCGCCCAGTGTTTGCTGCTGCCAAGAAAGCGCAAAAGCGCGTAGTGTTCTGCGAGGGTGAAGACGAGCGTGTATTGCATGCAGTGCAGGAAATACTCGATATGCAGTTGTGTCAGCCAATCCTGGTCGGCCGCCCCGCAGTGCTGCAAGCTCGTATCGATAAACTAGGGCTACGCATCCGCCCCGGCATCGATTTTGAGGTTTGCAACCCGGAAAACGATCCGCGCTATCGCGAATACTGGCAGCTCTACTACAGCATCATGATGCGCAAAGGCGTATCAGAAAACCTCGCCAAGGCTGAAGTGCGGCGCAAAACCACATTGATTGGCGCGCTGATGGTCAAGCGCGGTGAAGCCGATGCGATGATTTGCGGCACTTACGGGCTATATCACCACCACCATCACCATCTAATGAATGTGTTGGGGCAAAAAGCTGGCACGACGGTGACTGCAGCAATGAATATCTTGCTGCTGCAAACCGGCAATATGTTTATTTGCGACACCTACGTCAACCAAGATCCAACTGCCGAGCAATTAGCTGATATGACACTGATGGCGGCCGATGCGGTGCGCAAATTTGGCATCGTCCCCAAAGTCGCGCTACTTAGCCATTCGAGCTTTGGCAGCTATGACACACCGTCAGCCCGAAAAATGCAAGAAACGCTTGAATTGGTCACCCAGCGCGCGCCCGAGCTGGAAATCGATGGCGAAATGCATGGCGATGCAGCGCTTTCCAGCACCATTCGCCAGCAGGTTTTCCCGCATTCGCGCCTCAAAGGTGAAGCCAATATCCTGATGATGCCTAATCTAGATGCCGCCAATATCTCATTTAATTTGCTGAAAACGACTTCGGTAGACGGTGTCACCATCGGGCCTATCTTGCTGGGTTTGGCCAAACCGGCGCATATTCTGACACCAACGGCGTCGGTGCGGCGTATCATTAATATGGCGGCACTAGCAGCAGTTGAAGCGGCCACCCAACAATCAGGAGAAGCGCATGAGTGAATTTAACCCCGCCGACCCCTTCGCTTTTTTTAGCCAAATGATGAAGCCAGGTAGCAACCCTTTTCTACCGCCCTTGTCTGAAGAAGAAATCGACCGCAAAATTGTCGAATGTCGCACCGTCGAGCAATGGCTTAGCCTGCAAGTGGGCATGCTGCAGATGACAATTAAAACTCTGGAAATGCAAAAAGCCGGTTTGGCCGCATTCAAGCAAGGCTTAGAGCCAAAATCATCGGAAAACCCGTAAATGAAATTTCGCAACACGCTTACCCTAACGGCCAGTGTTCTGGCCGTTTTTTTATCAGCATGTACGAGCACACAACCCTTTAAAAGCAATACCCAACTCAGTACACCTGCCAAGCCTAAATCAAATAAGGCTTCTGAGGTCATACCCCTTCGCTACCAAGAAAGAACATGGCATGAATTGCCAGCCTGGCAAGCCGATCAGCTAACACAAGGCTGGGCGAGCTGGCTCAAAGGTTGCGCTAAGCCTCGCGCAGCCTGGGCCACAATTTGTGCTGAAGCAAAATCGGTTGCTAATAATACAGCCGCTATTCGCCGCTTTATCGAAACCAAACTAAGCCCTTATCAATTAATTAATCCCGATGGTAATGAGCTTGGATTGATTACTGGCTATTACGAGCCTGTTTACCCCGGCAGCTTAACGCGCACCACCACCGCCAATCAGCCCGTTTATGCCCCACCAAAAGACATGATCACCGTGGCCTTGGACGAAGTTTATCCTGAGCTCAAAGGCAAGCGACTGCGCGGGCGGATCGTCGGCAACAAACTCGTCCCCTACCCTGATCGCGCACAAATCGTCGCCAAAGGCATTGATGCGCCAGTGCTGGCCTGGCTGACCGACCCAGTGCATGTGCAATTTTTACAAATCCAAGGTTCTGGCCGCGTACAGCTCACGAATGGTCAGCAGTTGCGACTAGGCTACGCAGATCAAAATGGCCGCCCTTACAAACCGGTAGGTCGCTGGCTGGTTGAACAAGGCTTGATGGATGCCAGCGATGTATCGATGCAGTCTATTATCGCTTGGGCCAAAGCCAATCCGGCCCGAATTGATGAGTTGCTCAACAGCAACCCTAGCTATGTGTTCTTCCGCACGTTACCGACCAGTGAAGATGGGCCAATTGGCAGTTTAGGCGTACCACTGAGCGCGGGTTATAGTATTGCAGTCGACCCCAATACCATCCCATTGGGCAGCTTGGCATTTATTGCCACCACACGCCCCGATAATGCGGGCGGCATTCATCGTATGGTGGCTGCGCAAGATACCGGCGGCGCAATTCGTGGCTCGGTACGAGCAGATTTTTTCTGGGGTACAGGCGACGCGGCAGGTGAGCTGGCAGGAAAAATGAAGCAAGATGGCCGATTGTGGCTGCTGTGGCCAAAAGGTATGCCACTTCCAAACTAGACGCAGCCATAATTGCACAAATAAAAAGCCGTCAATCGACGGCTTTTTATTTGCGTAATCATGTATTTGCTTATAAGCAAATCATAGCAATGCCTAGCATGACATACGCTTAAGATTTTCTCTGATAAGTTACAAAAGCGTATTCAATTCCTTTGTCTGAGCGATGCGCCTCACGCTGCGTTTCTTGCCACAGTGTGCGGTCAAACTCAGGGAAAAATGCATCACCTTCAGGGGCAAGATTTACTTCGGTAAGGTAGAGCGTATCAGCAAAGGCAAATGCCTGACGGTAGATTTCTCCCCCGCCAATTACAAACAATTTATCCAGGCCTTGGCACGCAGCAATAGCGTCCTCAATACTTGGAAATACTTCGGCGCCGCTGGCTTGCCAGTTGGCATTGCGGCTCACCACCAAATGACGGCGACCGGGCAGTAATCCGGGCAAAGACTCAAATGTTTTACGCCCCATCAGCATTGGGCTACCCATTGTCAGCCGCTTAAAATATTGTAAATCCTCAGGCAGCCGCCACGGCAGGCGATTTTCAATACCAATCACGCCATTGCTAGCAACGGCAGAAATAATAGCAAGCTCCATAACATCTCCAAATGAACAAGCCACCCAAGGCTCGATCAGGCGCGAGCAGCGCGTGACAGCACTAAATAGCTGGGCAAACAGCCCAATGGCGCCAAAACCAGCGGCAGCAGACTCCAAAGCCACACGGTTTTTTGCAATGCCTTGGCCAAAGCTGCGCTGGCAATCATCAAGGCGATTAAGGCGGCAAAATACAGCCAAACGAGCAGATACATTCCAGGTCTGCTCGTACCTAGTGGCGTATTGAGCCACATATACGCCAGTGACATACCCAGAAATAAACTAATCCAGAAGGTAACGGTGTGGCAAAAAGCCAGCTGTTTGATACTTAACATCCAATCTTCCCATCATGGCCAAATCATCCGATCTGGCACGGCTAAAATTACTTCCCCCATCGCCCGCGCAGCGGCTCACCCCGATACCAACACACCGCGAGGAAAATCGCGGAACAGGCGCCAACTGCGCCATAAAACAACCATGGATGAACCGCAGACGAGACTAGTAGTGAAGTCAGTAACAACGACACCACATAAGTGGCCAGTACCAGCCAGCCCTGCCAACAACTGGGTAAACCCCAGCCCCAACCGTAGCGTTTTGCATAAAACCAGTATTGCGGTGCATCAGCCATACTTAACCCCCTACAACGGACACAAGCTATGATACCCCGCAACGTATAACCTCATGGGGTTTTATAAATGCAGACTAGCAGCCAATACCCTAGCGATCCGGCAGCGGACCAATCGGATTAACCGGTTGCCCTTTGTAGCGTACCTCAAAGTGCAATTTCACCGTATCAGTTCCCGTTTTTCCCATTTTGGCGATCGCTTGCCCTTGCTTGACTTGGGCACCCTCGGCAACCAGCAATTGCTGATTATGCGCATAGGTAGTCAAATAATCGCCGCTATGACGCACAATCACCATGTGACCATACGCGCGAATTCCATCCCCGGCATAAACTACTTTGCCATCAGCCGCCGCCAGCACCGGATCACCCTCTTTACCTGAGATATCAATCCCTTTATTACGTGGCGGCGCATATTTGCCAAGTATCGGGCCACTATGTGGCCAAATGAGCGCAATACTGCTACGTGGCTGTGGCGTGGCCGTATTTACCGGCGTCGATGGTGTTGGGCCGCTTGCAGGTTTACCCGTTGCCGTACTTACAGGCATAACCCGCAATAACTGCCCAACCTCGATATCATTACTCGCCAACTTGTTCCAGCTTTTAAGGCTGGCCACGGTCTGATTATGATTTTTTGCAATCCGATACAGCGTATCGCCAGCTTTAACCCGATAAAATCCGGCTGGCACTTCGCCCCCAGCGCCACCACCCGAGGTTGTCCCGCAGGCACTCAATACGGCAAGCAGGCACAGTACTACACAACGCTTAAACCAGCCTAATGTGGACGGAATCAAGCTATTTTCCCCGCATTTGACTCTTGCAAGCCTAGAGCAATCCAACCTGCCAAGCCTAGCTTTTGCAATGTTGCTATATTGCGCTCGAAAATGGCTTCCGGATTTGGAAATGCAGCAACTGCTTTGGCGATACTATCCTCACGAATTAAATGCAAAGTTGGATAGGGCGAGCGATTTGTGTAATTACTGATATCGCCTACTTGTGTATCGGCAAACTGAAAATCGGGGTGAAAATTGGCAATTTGCAAAACCCCCTCCAGCTCATGCTCGGCAACCACCTCATCCGCAATAGTCAAAAAATCATTAAAGACTTCAAAATCTGGGAATAAGGTCGGGTGTATCAACAGGGTGGTGTCGATTTCTTCAGCGGGTATTTGGGCCAAATAATCGAGTTCTCGATCCAAATCATCCAAAAAACCATCCAGATGTTTTGCATGGGATACGACAAACCGAATCTGGTTTTTGACATACACCGATTTCGCAAATGGGCACAAATTAAGGCCAATAACAGCCTGCTCTAGCCAATGCTGCGTTTGTTCGATGATTTTCTCGTCGCTCATGTCACTACCCAATTATGCAATTGGCCCAATTTTACCGAGCTTCATGGCCTTGTGCATGTTTGGCGTAAATAAAACCAGTATAAAAAAACCCACACAAGGTGGGTTTGGTCGGTAAAACTGGCTAGTCAGTCACAGACTATTGCGAATTGACGGCGTTTTTTCCAACTCCTGCACCACCACCTTGGCCATGTCTTTGAGCATATCAAGATCCGCTGGGCTCAAGTTTTTGGCCTCTCGATCGATGAGGCATAAGGTGCCCACATTAACCCCATTGCGTGCTTTTAGTGGCGCCCCGGCATAAAACCTGATTTTGGGTTCACCTGTAACCAGCGGATTATCGATAAATCGTTCATCCAGCAAAGTGTTAGGTACTACCATCACATCATCTTGCAAAATGGCATGGCCACAGAAAGACACATCGCGTGGTGTTTCTTTGGCGTCGAGCCCACAGGCTGATTTAAACCATTGCCGATTAACATCGACCAAACTGACTACTGCGATTTGCACGCGAAAAAACGCTGCCGCTGCCCGAGTGAGATTATCAAACCGCTCTTCCGGCGGGGTATCTAAAATCAAAAACTGACGCAGCGTTTCAATACGCAATTCTTCATTGCTGGGTTTGGCAGGTGCTTGCATGATTGATCTGTCGACAAAGAATACCGACCAATTATAGCCAACACCTCCCATGCAGCAATGCTTTAGTTACAAGTACATCCGCCCAACACCGTCGGTGTAGGCACAGTCGCGCCCCCAAACGACAAGCGTTGCCCTGCCGCTAAAGCGGCACGCGCCAATTGTGCCGCTGCCAACATATTGGCCAGAGCAGCTTCGGTTTCCGGCCAAGCACGCGTTTTTAAGCCACAATCTGGGTTAATCCACAAGCGTTCTGCAGGTACAACTTCCAGTGCTTTGGCGATCAGGCGCACCATTTCATTCACCTGTGGCACGCGCGGGCTGTGTATGTCGTAAACACCAGGGCCAATTTCATTGGGGTAAATGAAAGCTTCGCCCGCAGTTTCTGAAACCGTTTTGCCTGCAAAGGCTTCCAGTAACTCCATATCCGAGCGGCTAGTTTCAATCGTAATCACATCGGCATCCATCGCGGCGATCGCTGGCAAAATATCGTTAAATTCCGAATAACACATATGCGTATGAATCTGCGTATCGTTCGCCACACCAGAAGCCGAAATGCGGAATGCACGCCCTGCCCAATTCAGATAATCTGCCCAGTCACTTTGCTTGAGTGGCAAACCTTCACGGAATGCAGGTTCGTCGATCTGAATAATGCCAATGCCTGCGTTTTCCAAATCGCACACCTCATCGCGGATCGCCAGCGCGATCTGATCACACGTCACCGAGCGCGGCTGATCATCGCGCACAAATGACCATTGCAAGATCGTCACTGGACCTGTCAGCATGCCCTTCATTGGTTTAGTCGTGAGGCTTTGCGCGTAGCTCGACCAAGCTACAGTCATTGGACTTGGACGCGATACATCGCCAAACAAGATCGGTGGCTTCACGCAGCGGCTGCCATAGCTTTGCACCCAACCCAATTGGGTAAACGCAAAACCTGCTAACTGCTCACCAAAATACTCGACCATATCATTG from Chitinibacter fontanus encodes:
- a CDS encoding GAF domain-containing protein, with translation MQAPAKPSNEELRIETLRQFLILDTPPEERFDNLTRAAAAFFRVQIAVVSLVDVNRQWFKSACGLDAKETPRDVSFCGHAILQDDVMVVPNTLLDERFIDNPLVTGEPKIRFYAGAPLKARNGVNVGTLCLIDREAKNLSPADLDMLKDMAKVVVQELEKTPSIRNSL
- a CDS encoding DUF1415 domain-containing protein, translated to MSDEKIIEQTQHWLEQAVIGLNLCPFAKSVYVKNQIRFVVSHAKHLDGFLDDLDRELDYLAQIPAEEIDTTLLIHPTLFPDFEVFNDFLTIADEVVAEHELEGVLQIANFHPDFQFADTQVGDISNYTNRSPYPTLHLIREDSIAKAVAAFPNPEAIFERNIATLQKLGLAGWIALGLQESNAGKIA
- a CDS encoding murein hydrolase activator EnvC family protein, whose translation is MIPSTLGWFKRCVVLCLLAVLSACGTTSGGGAGGEVPAGFYRVKAGDTLYRIAKNHNQTVASLKSWNKLASNDIEVGQLLRVMPVSTATGKPASGPTPSTPVNTATPQPRSSIALIWPHSGPILGKYAPPRNKGIDISGKEGDPVLAAADGKVVYAGDGIRAYGHMVIVRHSGDYLTTYAHNQQLLVAEGAQVKQGQAIAKMGKTGTDTVKLHFEVRYKGQPVNPIGPLPDR
- the trpS gene encoding tryptophan--tRNA ligase — translated: MSHHPTQTVVVTGDRTTGPLHLGHFAGSLQTRLQLQQEHSPFILLADTQALSDHQGDYRKVRQAVIDVALDYLAVGIDPKKSTILIQSMVPELAELSFYMMNLVSVARLERNPTVKTELRHKGQDRDVAAGFLTYPVSQAADITALRGTLIPVGADQLPMIEQTNEIVRRFNRMVGENILNECEALLSDTTRLPGIDGKGKMSRAAGNHISLSASSDEITAAVNKMYTDANHITIGTPGQVEGNAVFSFLDAFDSDSIKVAELKAQYQHGGLGDSVIKARLNDVLQALIGPIRERRAEFAKQPDEVLSMLLCGSAKARQTAVLTLHKVKTAMGMYYF
- a CDS encoding PhaM family polyhydroxyalkanoate granule multifunctional regulatory protein; protein product: MSEFNPADPFAFFSQMMKPGSNPFLPPLSEEEIDRKIVECRTVEQWLSLQVGMLQMTIKTLEMQKAGLAAFKQGLEPKSSENP
- the mltA gene encoding murein transglycosylase A encodes the protein MKFRNTLTLTASVLAVFLSACTSTQPFKSNTQLSTPAKPKSNKASEVIPLRYQERTWHELPAWQADQLTQGWASWLKGCAKPRAAWATICAEAKSVANNTAAIRRFIETKLSPYQLINPDGNELGLITGYYEPVYPGSLTRTTTANQPVYAPPKDMITVALDEVYPELKGKRLRGRIVGNKLVPYPDRAQIVAKGIDAPVLAWLTDPVHVQFLQIQGSGRVQLTNGQQLRLGYADQNGRPYKPVGRWLVEQGLMDASDVSMQSIIAWAKANPARIDELLNSNPSYVFFRTLPTSEDGPIGSLGVPLSAGYSIAVDPNTIPLGSLAFIATTRPDNAGGIHRMVAAQDTGGAIRGSVRADFFWGTGDAAGELAGKMKQDGRLWLLWPKGMPLPN
- a CDS encoding DinB family protein; this translates as MPATLFRTLFEHKAWANQDLLTQLITHQQPDHAKSWRLATRLMNHLNIVDQIFIAHLTGKTHSFTATNTPETPDLLELQSRTMQTDQQLISLVSTQPATFFEQRIEFVFTDGKHGSMTAAEILMHLITHGSYHRGQIGRVIYDSNAKISPDILTGFLHRNRELN
- a CDS encoding dihydrofolate reductase; translation: MELAIISAVASNGVIGIENRLPWRLPEDLQYFKRLTMGSPMLMGRKTFESLPGLLPGRRHLVVSRNANWQASGAEVFPSIEDAIAACQGLDKLFVIGGGEIYRQAFAFADTLYLTEVNLAPEGDAFFPEFDRTLWQETQREAHRSDKGIEYAFVTYQRKS
- a CDS encoding NADP-dependent malic enzyme, which codes for MDEELRKKALEYHRFPKPGKIQVVPTKGLASQRDLALAYSPGVAAACDAIVADPSEARNLTSRGNLVAVISNGTAVLGLGDIGPLASKPVMEGKGVLFKKFAGIDVFDIEIEQKDPDRLIEIIAALEPTFGGINLEDIKAPECFYVERKLRERMKIPVFHDDQHGTAIIVGAAVKNALSLIGKQLNQVKLVASGAGAAAIACLDLLVSLGVQREHIIVCDSKGVIHTERGPLDETKQRYARDTELRTLSQALVGADIFLGLSGQGLVTGEMLKSMAPNPLVLALANPNPEITPPEAQAARADAIICTGRSDYPNQVNNVLCFPFMFRGALDVGATTINEAMKHAAVNAIAELAHAEQSDVVADAYGGQELSFGPEYLIPKPFDPRLIIKIAPAVAKAAMDSGVATRPIEDFAAYIDELTQFVYKTNLFMRPVFAAAKKAQKRVVFCEGEDERVLHAVQEILDMQLCQPILVGRPAVLQARIDKLGLRIRPGIDFEVCNPENDPRYREYWQLYYSIMMRKGVSENLAKAEVRRKTTLIGALMVKRGEADAMICGTYGLYHHHHHHLMNVLGQKAGTTVTAAMNILLLQTGNMFICDTYVNQDPTAEQLADMTLMAADAVRKFGIVPKVALLSHSSFGSYDTPSARKMQETLELVTQRAPELEIDGEMHGDAALSSTIRQQVFPHSRLKGEANILMMPNLDAANISFNLLKTTSVDGVTIGPILLGLAKPAHILTPTASVRRIINMAALAAVEAATQQSGEAHE